In Chryseobacterium salivictor, the DNA window AACACATTTATTTCTCGAAAAATATTTATTAAAAACGGGCCAAAGCCCTTTCCTATTGACACTTTAATAAGGATGTCGTCTATTTTTCCATTACGGCATAACCGCCTACAGGCAAGTAAAAACTTTTATCCTGAGCGAAATCCTTTACCGGACCGGAAAAAACATTTTTAAAAATTCCGCCAGCATTCTCATCATCGATGGTAAAAGAAACTGCTTCTTTCGAAAAATTTAAAACTGTCAAAACTTCATTTTTCCCATTTTTTCTAACGTAGGCTAAAACTTTATCATCGGCAGAAGTTTTTAACAAATGCGTTGATGCAGCTGCGTCGCCACCTCTTAATGCGGGATTATTGGTTTTTAAGTTAAATAACGTTTTGTAGAAATCCGCCATTTGATAATTTCCGTTCCAGTCAATGACATCTTTTTCAAAAAACTCTAACCGCTTCATATTCGGCAATTCCTGACCGGAGTACATTAATGGAATCCCGCCCCAGGTGGCAGAAAAGACCGCCAACGGTTTTGCGATCACGCCATATTTTTCATATTCGGTTCCGTTCCAGGTATTTTCGTCATGGTTGGTCGTAAACCAAGCTCTCATGGATTGGTCGCCAATTGCAGTATACTTTTGAAGTAAATCTTTTAACTCAGCAAGTGGAAGATTTTTTTTGTAATAATCTTCAGTTTTGTGCATCCAGGTCCAGGAATAACTGGCATCGAAAACTTTACCGTATTCCGGATTTTCGAGTTCATCAAATTCGCCGATGAAAAATAAGGGTTTTATCTTTTCAACTTCGGGTCTTGCCTGTTCCCAGAAATCGACTTCTACCCAACTGGCCAAATCGCAGCGGAATCCATCGATTTTGGTTTCACGAACCCAAAATTTCATGGCATCGATCATTGCTTTTCTCATGTCGGGATTTGAATAATCAAGTTCGATGATATCGTCCATTCCGGAAGCGATATGAAATTTCCCGTCTGCATCGTGAAGGTAATATTCGGGATGAGAAACCGTCCAGACATGATCCCAACCGGTGTGATTGGCCACCCAGTCAATGATCACTTTGAAACCCATTTTGTGCGCTTCAT includes these proteins:
- a CDS encoding alpha-amylase family glycosyl hydrolase, translated to MKRLILLAILGIGVISCTTQKNKKQMDLPSEWKHTTNIYEVNLRQYTQEGTFRAFEKEMPRLKEMGVKTLWFMPITPISQKVKKGTMGSQYAAHDYVSINPEFGNLEDFKHLVNEAHKMGFKVIIDWVANHTGWDHVWTVSHPEYYLHDADGKFHIASGMDDIIELDYSNPDMRKAMIDAMKFWVRETKIDGFRCDLASWVEVDFWEQARPEVEKIKPLFFIGEFDELENPEYGKVFDASYSWTWMHKTEDYYKKNLPLAELKDLLQKYTAIGDQSMRAWFTTNHDENTWNGTEYEKYGVIAKPLAVFSATWGGIPLMYSGQELPNMKRLEFFEKDVIDWNGNYQMADFYKTLFNLKTNNPALRGGDAAASTHLLKTSADDKVLAYVRKNGKNEVLTVLNFSKEAVSFTIDDENAGGIFKNVFSGPVKDFAQDKSFYLPVGGYAVMEK